The Stenotrophomonas sp. ASS1 genome segment GCAACGACATCGGCTGGCGGGCGATCGCACGCGAAGAGTGACGGCCGCGCCGCAGCCACGCATGGCGTGGCTCTACTGACACTGGGTAGATCCACGCCATGCGTGGATTGAACGCCTCGGAAAAACAAAGGCCCGGCAGAACCGGGCCTTTGCTTTACAGGACTGCTTCGAGTCCCTTCCGATCAATCAGGTTAAGCAACTTCAGTGACGGTCCGCTGGGCTTCTTTTCGCCCTGCTCCCAGCTGCGTACGGTGGAAACGCTGGTATTGAGAACTCCCGCAAAGACCGGCTGACTGAGCTGCAATGACGTACGCAGGGCACGTATCTGGGCACTGCTGTACTCAGGCACCGGCTCAAGGCAAAGCGCTTCGTAGCTGCTCAATCGACGTTTATCGATGAAACCATGCGCGTGCAGACTCACAGCGGCATCATGCACCGCCTCAAGAAGCGCACTTTTCGCGCGCCGTCGCTCAGGGGTCTTCGTCATGGTCGATCTCCTGTAGATCCCCGTACTCCACGGCACGATTCAACTGCGCCGCACTCATTTTCAGGAACTCCGATGCGTACAGCTGCAGCGCATCGCGTTCCGCATTCGTGATTGCAGCACGTTCATTCTTCTCGTAGCCGAAAAGGAAGAACCAATGCCCGCCTCGCTGTGTGGCGACGATGGTTCGGACGCTCCCACGCTTTCCTCGCCCCGGCAAGGCAACGCGCTTCTTTAAGATTCCGCCGCCAAGATCAGCATCCACCAGACCCGCTTCCATTTCACGTACCGACCGGTACAGCGCAGCCTCGGACAGGGTGGTCCTGCGCATGCTGCGATTGAAACTTCGTGTGCGGAAGACGCGTGGCATGATCATACCGTGCCACTGCGTGGTACGGCGTGAACATCAGCATCCAGCACATGATCCGGTCGGCGCAATCACCGCCCTGGCGTCAGAGTAGAGCCACGCCATGCGTGGATGAGAACGCCACCAAAAAGAAAAAGCCCGGCAGTGCCGGGCCTTCTTCATTCCAACGCCTTCCCGCTTACGCGGTGAACAGCGCCTTCATCTTCTTCAGTGCGTTCGCCTCAACCTGGCGGATGCGCTCGGCCGACACGCCGTACTCGTCGGCCAGTTCCTGCAGCGTCACCTTGCTGTCGGCGTCCAGCCAGCGACGGCGGATGATGTCGCGCGAGCGGGCATCCAGTTCCGCCAGGCCTTCGCGCAGCAGCTGCATCTGGTTGTCTTCGCTGTCCTCGCGCTCGTAGGCCATCGACGGGTCTTCGTCATCGGCAACCAGGAACGCAGCCGGCGACGGCGGTGCGTGTTCGTTGTCCTCGTCGGTCGGCGCGTCGAAACCGATATCGCGGCCGGACAGGCGCGACTCCATTTCCATGACTTCGCGCTCGGACACGTTCAGGTCCTTGGCCACCGCGCTCACTTCCGCCGCGTTCATCCAGCCCAGGCGCGTCTTCGACTTGCGCAGGTTGAAGAACAGCTTGCGCTGCGCCTTGGTGGTGGCGACCTTGACGATGCGCCAGTTCTTCAGGATGAACTCGTGCATCTCTGCACGGATCCAGTGCACGGCGAAGGAGACCAGGCGCACGCCCATGTCCGGGTCGAAGCGCTTGACCGCCTTCATCAGGCCGATGTTGCCTTCCTGGATCAGATCACCCAGGGCAAGGCCGTAGCCGTTGTAACCGCGGGCCACGTGCACCACGAAGCGCAGGTGCGAATGCACCAGCTCGCGGGCGGCGTCCAGATCGTTGCCGTCGCGGAAGCGACGGGCCAGGTCCTGTTCGTCATCGACCGACAGCACCGGGATCTGGTGCACGGCACCGATGTAGGCGTCCAGCGAACCGAGCGCACTGGGAATCGGGAGATTGTTTGCCACAAGGGCAGTAGAGGTGTTCTGGCTCATAGGCACCCATCTTAGCAGTCCGGGATTTGGACTGCTAAAGGAGGAAAAAGTTCCAGCATCCTATTGATGCAACACTGGTCCCAAACAGAGCCCTACCGTAGCGCGATTTGATGACAGTGGCGAGCGCGCTTTTCGGGATTCACAATCCCTTGGAATTCAAGCAATTACCTGCCGGAAACCGGCCGATTCCGGTCAAGCGGAGCTGAACGGGCCGTTCTTGAGGCCCATTCAGGCCAGAAGACGTTGCCGGGTGTTCAGGCCCGAAGGCTGAGGGCCGCACCTTTACTACTAAGAAACCCGTTGACAGCCATCCGGCGACATGCTCCGATGCATCAACTAATTCATACGTAGAAGCGCATGGCCCGCCCTGTCTCGCAGAATCCCACCCCCGCCGAGCAGGCCATCCTCGACATCCTCTGGGACAAGGGCGAAGCGTCCGTCCGCGATGTGGCGGATGTGCTCGGCGAACATAAGCCGGTCGCGTACACCACGGTGCTGACGATGTTCAACGTGCTGGCGAAGAAGGGCTTTGTCAGTCATCGCCAGGAAGGTCGCGCCTACATCTATCACGCCACGCTCAGCCGCGAGCAGGCCCGCCGGCAAGCGCTCGACCATCTGCTGCATCAGTTCTTCGACGGCTCACCGAACGTGCTGGCACAGCACCTGGTGGACGAACGCGAAATCGACCGCAACGAACTGCAGGCACTGCAGCAGCGCATCAGCGATGCCAGGGCCGGGAGGAAGGAATGAACCTCATCGACATGGCGATGGCACTGGGCCTTCGGCAGTTGCTGTTGTCTGCCGTTGTGCTGCTGCCCGCGCTGTGGCTGGCATGGCGGCGGGCCCTCAGTGCCGAACAACGCTCCTGGCTGCTGACCGCCGCGATGGCAGCGGCCCTGCTGTTGCCGCTCAGCGCCTTCCTGCCGGGCTGGTCAACCACCCTGCCCGCACCGGCGCCGCCCGCCGCCGCGTTCCACCCCCTGCCCGGCGAAGGCGCAACGGCGGGAGAGGCCATCTTCGAAGCTGGACGGCAGCCCGACATCTATTACGTCGAACTACCGAAGACCCTGCCGACAGTGCTTGCAGTGGTGTGGCTGCTGGGCACCCTGTGGCTGGGCATGCGCCTGCTGGACGCGATGCTGCACGCGCGCCGGCTGCGGCGGCTGGCACAACCGGCGTCCGCCGGACTGCGCGCGGCCCTGGCCGACATCGTGCCCGCCCACGTGACGATCGCCACCTGCGCCGTCGACGGGCCCATGGTGGTCGGCCTGTGGCGCCCGCAGATCCTGCTGCCCCGCCCCTTGCTGGCACGGCTGGACAACAACGTGCTGCGCGACATCGTCCGCCACGAGGTTGCACACCTGGATCGACGCGATCTGTGGACAAGCACGCTGCTGCGGGCGGGAACAGCACTGTTCTGGTGGAATCCACTCCTGCACCTTGCCCAGGCACGCCTGGCGCTACTGCGCGAAATGGCCTGTGATGCACGCGCTGCGATGCAGGCACGCGAACCGCTGGACTATGCAGGCTCGCTGCTGGCCGGTATCGAACAGCTTCAGGCCCTGCGCGAAGAGGCGCCGACGCTTGCACTGGGCATGTTCAGTGCACGCAGCCAGCTGGCGCAGCGCATCGACCAACTGCTGGACGCCCCGTCGTACGCCCCTCGGCGCCGCAGTCTGTTGATGCTGGGCCTGCTGCTTCTGCTGGCCTGCGTCGGCACCGCGGTGGCTGTCTCACCACGACTGGCCTCACCAGCGGCCAGCACCTCCGATACGCGCGTCAACACTCTGCTCCAGGCCGCCAGCACGCATGACGTCGCGCAGGTCCACGCGTTGGCGGTGGCGGGCGTCGATCTCGATGCGCGCGTGCTCGGCGATGGCACGGCGCTGATCCAGGCCATCCGCGCACGCGATCCGGTGATGGTCGACGCCCTGCTGCAGCTGGGAGCCGACCCTGATCGCGCTGCGCTGGGCGAAGGCAATCCGTTGATCGTCGCCTCCGCGCTGGGCCTGCAACCCATCGTCGAGCAACTGGTGCAGGCCGGTGCAGACGTCAACCGGGTCGTGACCTATGACGAGACGCCGCTGATCAATGCCTCGCGCGAAGGGCACCTGGTCACCGTGCAGTACCTGCTCGCGCACGGCGCCGATATCAACCTGGGGGTGGAAGCCGACGGCTGGCTGGGCCGCTGGCGGACACCGTTGAACCAGGCCGGCACCGCGGCCGTACGCGATTACCTGCTGACGCAGGGCGCCCGCCGCGAACGACGCTGACTCCGCCGCCGCATCGCCCTCTGCGCTGCGGCGGCAACCTGTTCCACCCGCAACGATCGGACGCGGCAGGCGTGCGTGGCAACGCCTGCGCCGATCCCAACCCTCTTCCACTCCCGCAAGGATGTCGATGATGAGCCGCCTGTTGCTGTGTTCGCTGCTGGTCTGCCTGACCCCGTTCCACGTGATGGCCACTGACGCCAGCGCAGAAGACGCTGCGCGCTTTGCCCAGGCAATGGCCCATGGCCTGCGCCCCAGCACCGCGCAGCTGGGCGCGGCGCTGCCGCAGTGGTCGATCGAGGAACGCCTTGCCCATTACAAGGTGCCGGGTGCCGCCGTTGCGGTGATCCGCGATGGCAAGGTGGTGTACGCCGCCGGATACGGCCTGCGCCAGGCGGGCACGCACGACGCGGTGGATGCCGATACCGTGTTCTCGGTGGGCTCGGTCAGCAAGATGGGCGCTGCGGCGACCACCCTGAAGCTGGTTGCTGCCGGCAAGGTCTCGCTGGAGGAGAACATCGATCCACGCCTGCGCCGCTGGCATGTGCCTGCCGATGCGCAGGGACTGCACCCGCCGATCAACCTGCGCATGCTGCTCTCGCACACCGCCGGCTTCAATGTGCATGGCTTCCAGGACTACCAGCCCGCCGAACGCTTGCCGACCTTGCTGCAGACACTGGATGGACTGGCGCCCGCAAAGAATGAACCGATACGCCTGATCCACGCGCCCGGCCAGCAGGTCGACTATTCCGGTGGCGGCTACACGGTGGTGCAGCTGGCGATCGAAGACCTGACGGGCAGAGCATTCGCCGACGTCGCACGTCGCGAGGTGTTCGCGCCACTGGGCATGTCCCGCAGCACGTACCAGAGCCCCTTGCCTGCCGGCTACGGCAACGTTGCCCATGCGCACGACAACAAAGGCCTGCCGGAGGCCCTGCCACGCGGCTGGCAGAGCTTTCCGGAACAGGCGGCGTCCGGGCTG includes the following:
- a CDS encoding DNA-binding transcriptional regulator, yielding MTKTPERRRAKSALLEAVHDAAVSLHAHGFIDKRRLSSYEALCLEPVPEYSSAQIRALRTSLQLSQPVFAGVLNTSVSTVRSWEQGEKKPSGPSLKLLNLIDRKGLEAVL
- a CDS encoding type II toxin-antitoxin system RelE/ParE family toxin; translation: MRRTTLSEAALYRSVREMEAGLVDADLGGGILKKRVALPGRGKRGSVRTIVATQRGGHWFFLFGYEKNERAAITNAERDALQLYASEFLKMSAAQLNRAVEYGDLQEIDHDEDP
- the rpoH gene encoding RNA polymerase sigma factor RpoH — translated: MSQNTSTALVANNLPIPSALGSLDAYIGAVHQIPVLSVDDEQDLARRFRDGNDLDAARELVHSHLRFVVHVARGYNGYGLALGDLIQEGNIGLMKAVKRFDPDMGVRLVSFAVHWIRAEMHEFILKNWRIVKVATTKAQRKLFFNLRKSKTRLGWMNAAEVSAVAKDLNVSEREVMEMESRLSGRDIGFDAPTDEDNEHAPPSPAAFLVADDEDPSMAYEREDSEDNQMQLLREGLAELDARSRDIIRRRWLDADSKVTLQELADEYGVSAERIRQVEANALKKMKALFTA
- a CDS encoding BlaI/MecI/CopY family transcriptional regulator, coding for MARPVSQNPTPAEQAILDILWDKGEASVRDVADVLGEHKPVAYTTVLTMFNVLAKKGFVSHRQEGRAYIYHATLSREQARRQALDHLLHQFFDGSPNVLAQHLVDEREIDRNELQALQQRISDARAGRKE
- a CDS encoding M56 family metallopeptidase, translated to MNLIDMAMALGLRQLLLSAVVLLPALWLAWRRALSAEQRSWLLTAAMAAALLLPLSAFLPGWSTTLPAPAPPAAAFHPLPGEGATAGEAIFEAGRQPDIYYVELPKTLPTVLAVVWLLGTLWLGMRLLDAMLHARRLRRLAQPASAGLRAALADIVPAHVTIATCAVDGPMVVGLWRPQILLPRPLLARLDNNVLRDIVRHEVAHLDRRDLWTSTLLRAGTALFWWNPLLHLAQARLALLREMACDARAAMQAREPLDYAGSLLAGIEQLQALREEAPTLALGMFSARSQLAQRIDQLLDAPSYAPRRRSLLMLGLLLLLACVGTAVAVSPRLASPAASTSDTRVNTLLQAASTHDVAQVHALAVAGVDLDARVLGDGTALIQAIRARDPVMVDALLQLGADPDRAALGEGNPLIVASALGLQPIVEQLVQAGADVNRVVTYDETPLINASREGHLVTVQYLLAHGADINLGVEADGWLGRWRTPLNQAGTAAVRDYLLTQGARRERR
- a CDS encoding beta-lactamase family protein, which codes for MSRLLLCSLLVCLTPFHVMATDASAEDAARFAQAMAHGLRPSTAQLGAALPQWSIEERLAHYKVPGAAVAVIRDGKVVYAAGYGLRQAGTHDAVDADTVFSVGSVSKMGAAATTLKLVAAGKVSLEENIDPRLRRWHVPADAQGLHPPINLRMLLSHTAGFNVHGFQDYQPAERLPTLLQTLDGLAPAKNEPIRLIHAPGQQVDYSGGGYTVVQLAIEDLTGRAFADVARREVFAPLGMSRSTYQSPLPAGYGNVAHAHDNKGLPEALPRGWQSFPEQAASGLWTSANDMGLFVAALLRSIRTKDGWLPQSLALQMVSEVAPAGRGLGPELAGNGASRRFFHNGSNDSYHAGIEGYPESGDGFVILTNGDNGPALRGEIRNALSDALGHNAKPVIRTLDPALLRDSYPGFSGHFVLDGALPMDVRGGLADWFEATTLDVQAGQAGLELRLPGRGKAVMLQALTPVRFLAGSVGAELLFHRGGDGTVQALSVIAEGARAYYRRADIAPAAGH